One region of Macadamia integrifolia cultivar HAES 741 chromosome 11, SCU_Mint_v3, whole genome shotgun sequence genomic DNA includes:
- the LOC122093278 gene encoding pyridoxal phosphate homeostasis protein-like isoform X1: protein MPASAMESVAVTALRSVMLRVQQAAERSSRKADQIRVVVVSKTKPVSLIRQVYDAGHRCFGENYVQEIVEKASQLPDDIDWRFIGRLQSNKVKMLLSSVPNLAAVEGVDDEKIANHLDRGVANIGRKPLKVMVQVNTSAEASKAGVEPSGCVELAKHVKLGCPNLEFSGLMTIGMPDYTSTPENFKTLSNCRIEVCKALGIAEEQCELSMGMSGDFEQAIEMGSTNVRIGSTIFGPREYPKKQAN, encoded by the exons ATGCCTGCTTCCGCGATGGAGAGTGTAGCTGTGACGGCCTTGCGTTCGGTGATGCTCCGAGTTCAACAAGCTGCCGAGAGATCGAGCCGGAAAGCCGATCAGATCAGGGTGGTGGTCGTCAGCAAGACCAAGCCTGTTTCCCTCATCCGCCAAGTCTACGACGCTGGCCACCGCTGCTTCGGCGAGAATTACGTCCAAGAGATTGTCGAAAAAGCATCTCAG CTTCCGGATGATATCGATTGGCGTTTCATCGGGCGCTTGCAGAGCAACAAAGTTAAAATGCTTCTCT CTTCTGTCCCAAATCTTGCGGCGGTTGAGGGTGTAGATGATGAGAAG ATTGCGAATCATCTTGATCGGGGAGTTGCGAACATTGGAAGAAAGCCTCTCAAGGTTATGGTCCAAGTGAATACCAGTGCAGAAGCAT CAAAAGCTGGAGTTGAACCATCAGGTTGTGTAGAACTTGCAAAGCATGTTAAGCTGGGATGCCCAAACCTTGAGTTTTCTGGACTAATGACAATAGGGATGCCGGATTACACATCAACTCCAGAGAATTTCAAA ACATTATCAAACTGTAGGATTGAGGTTTGCAAAGCACTTGGAATAGCAGAGGAGCAGTGTGAGCTATCAATGGGGATGTCTGGTGACTTTGAGCAAGCG ATTGAAATGGGCAGTACGAATGTGAGAATTGGTTCAACCATATTTGGGCCTAGGGAATATCCCAAGAAGCAGGCAAATTAG
- the LOC122093826 gene encoding CCR4-NOT transcription complex subunit 9-like isoform X1: MSILPQSSLNPPSEGPSPTSASSGTNAERSTDAGVDASSDAGVDASSDAGVDASSDACIDASIEASIDAGIDASIYASIYPRVDANTAQASKYPKLVSAEQLVHDLFEKDLREDALQELCRVALLKREIFQDLAPLLWHSFGTIAALLQEIVSIYPYLSPPTLTPGASNRVCNALALLQCVASHQDTRTLFLNAHIPLYLYPFLNTTSKTRPFEYLRLTSLGVIGALVKVDDTEVISFLLSTEIIPLCLRTMEMGSELSKTVATFIVQKILLDDVGLHYICATAERFFAVGRVLGTMVQSLAEQPSPRLLKHIIRCYLRLSDNLRACEALRNCLPEILKDSTFTGCLRDDPVTKRWLQQLVHNVAAVGGMPAHQPAGGIEHMHGSGGH, from the exons ATGTCTATCCTTCCTCAGTCATCTTTGAATCCTCCCTCCGAAGGCCCCAGTCCCACTTCTGCCAGTTCCGGTACCAACGCCGAGCGCAGCACTGATGCCGGCGTCGACGCCAGCAGTGATGCCGGCGTCGACGCCAGCAGTGATGCCGGCGTCGACGCCAGCAGTGACGCCTGCATTGACGCCAGCATTGAAGCCAGCATAGATGCCGGCATCGATGCCAGCATCTACGCTAGCATCTACCCCCGTGTTGACGCGAACACTGCTCAGGCCAGCAAGTACCCTAAATTGGTGTCTGCCGAGCAGTTGGTGCATGATCTTTTTGAGAAGGATCTGAGAGAAGATGCTCTTCAAGAACTCTGCAGGGTAGCCCTTCTG aagAGAGAAATATTCCAAGATTTGGCCCCATTGTTGTGGCATTCTTTTGGTACTATTGCTGCACTCTTACAG GAGATAGTATCAATATATCCTTATCTTTCACCACCAACCCTAACACCGGGAGCATCTAACCGAGTTTGCAATGCACTCGCTCTTCTTCAg TGTGTAGCTTCTCATCAAGATACAAGGACATTGTTCCTAAATG CCCATATACCTTTGTATCTTTACCCTTTCCTCAATACAACAAGTAAGACAAGACCATTCGAATATCTGAGGCTTACCAGCTTGGGTGTTATTGGTGCCCTTGTAAAG GTTGATGATACAGAAGTTATTAGCTTCCTTCTCTCGACAGAGATAATCCCTTTGTGCCTGCGCACAATGGAGATGGGTAGTGAGCTTTCAAAAACA GTGGCTACATTTATAGTTCAAAAAATTCTGTTGGATGATGTGGGGCTGCATTATATTTGTGCAACAGCAGAGCGGTTCTTCGCCGTGGGTCGTGTTTTGGGAACCATGGTTCAGTCTCTTGCCGAGCAGCCCTCTCCCCGTCTGCTGAAGCATATCATTCGTTGTTATCTTAGACTGTCAGATAATCTAAG GGCTTGTGAAGCATTAAGAAATTGCCTTCCAGAAATTTTAAAGGATTCAACCTTCACTGGTTGTCTTCGT GATGATCCAGTAACCAAGCGTTGGTTGCAACAGTTGGTTCATAATGTGGCAGCTGTAGGTGGCATGCCTGCACATCAACCTGCAGGAGGAATTGAACATATGCATGGTAGCGGTGGCCACTAA
- the LOC122093278 gene encoding pyridoxal phosphate homeostasis protein-like isoform X2, with the protein MPASAMESVAVTALRSVMLRVQQAAERSSRKADQIRVVVVSKTKPVSLIRQVYDAGHRCFGENYVQEIVEKASQLPDDIDWRFIGRLQSNKVKMLLSKAGVEPSGCVELAKHVKLGCPNLEFSGLMTIGMPDYTSTPENFKTLSNCRIEVCKALGIAEEQCELSMGMSGDFEQAIEMGSTNVRIGSTIFGPREYPKKQAN; encoded by the exons ATGCCTGCTTCCGCGATGGAGAGTGTAGCTGTGACGGCCTTGCGTTCGGTGATGCTCCGAGTTCAACAAGCTGCCGAGAGATCGAGCCGGAAAGCCGATCAGATCAGGGTGGTGGTCGTCAGCAAGACCAAGCCTGTTTCCCTCATCCGCCAAGTCTACGACGCTGGCCACCGCTGCTTCGGCGAGAATTACGTCCAAGAGATTGTCGAAAAAGCATCTCAG CTTCCGGATGATATCGATTGGCGTTTCATCGGGCGCTTGCAGAGCAACAAAGTTAAAATGCTTCTCT CAAAAGCTGGAGTTGAACCATCAGGTTGTGTAGAACTTGCAAAGCATGTTAAGCTGGGATGCCCAAACCTTGAGTTTTCTGGACTAATGACAATAGGGATGCCGGATTACACATCAACTCCAGAGAATTTCAAA ACATTATCAAACTGTAGGATTGAGGTTTGCAAAGCACTTGGAATAGCAGAGGAGCAGTGTGAGCTATCAATGGGGATGTCTGGTGACTTTGAGCAAGCG ATTGAAATGGGCAGTACGAATGTGAGAATTGGTTCAACCATATTTGGGCCTAGGGAATATCCCAAGAAGCAGGCAAATTAG
- the LOC122093826 gene encoding CCR4-NOT transcription complex subunit 9-like isoform X7 produces MSIIPQSFSLNHPFIGPNPTSATPNANDNKDLRMASAEQLVLELSNPDLRENALLDLSKREIFQDLAPLLWHSFGTIAALLQEIVSIYPYLSPPTLTPGASNRVCNALALLQCVASHQDTRTLFLNAHIPLYLYPFLNTTSKTRPFEYLRLTSLGVIGALVKVDDTEVISFLLSTEIIPLCLRTMEMGSELSKTVATFIVQKILLDDVGLHYICATAERFFAVGRVLGTMVQSLAEQPSPRLLKHIIRCYLRLSDNLRACEALRNCLPEILKDSTFTGCLRDDPVTKRWLQQLVHNVAAVGGMPAHQPAGGIEHMHGSGGH; encoded by the exons ATGTCTATAATTCCTCAATCATTCTCTCTAAATCATCCCTTCATCGGCCCCAATCCCACTTCTGCTACTCCTAACGCCAACGACAACAAGGATCTTAGAATGGCGTCCGCCGAACAGTTGGTGCTTGAGCTTAGTAACCCTGATCTTAGAGAGAATGCACTTCTTGATCTCTCCAAG AGAGAAATATTCCAAGATTTGGCCCCATTGTTGTGGCATTCTTTTGGTACTATTGCTGCACTCTTACAG GAGATAGTATCAATATATCCTTATCTTTCACCACCAACCCTAACACCGGGAGCATCTAACCGAGTTTGCAATGCACTCGCTCTTCTTCAg TGTGTAGCTTCTCATCAAGATACAAGGACATTGTTCCTAAATG CCCATATACCTTTGTATCTTTACCCTTTCCTCAATACAACAAGTAAGACAAGACCATTCGAATATCTGAGGCTTACCAGCTTGGGTGTTATTGGTGCCCTTGTAAAG GTTGATGATACAGAAGTTATTAGCTTCCTTCTCTCGACAGAGATAATCCCTTTGTGCCTGCGCACAATGGAGATGGGTAGTGAGCTTTCAAAAACA GTGGCTACATTTATAGTTCAAAAAATTCTGTTGGATGATGTGGGGCTGCATTATATTTGTGCAACAGCAGAGCGGTTCTTCGCCGTGGGTCGTGTTTTGGGAACCATGGTTCAGTCTCTTGCCGAGCAGCCCTCTCCCCGTCTGCTGAAGCATATCATTCGTTGTTATCTTAGACTGTCAGATAATCTAAG GGCTTGTGAAGCATTAAGAAATTGCCTTCCAGAAATTTTAAAGGATTCAACCTTCACTGGTTGTCTTCGT GATGATCCAGTAACCAAGCGTTGGTTGCAACAGTTGGTTCATAATGTGGCAGCTGTAGGTGGCATGCCTGCACATCAACCTGCAGGAGGAATTGAACATATGCATGGTAGCGGTGGCCACTAA
- the LOC122093826 gene encoding CCR4-NOT transcription complex subunit 9-like isoform X6, with protein MSIIPQSFSLNHPFIGPNPTSATPNANDNKDLRMASAEQLVLELSNPDLRENALLDLSKKREIFQDLAPLLWHSFGTIAALLQEIVSIYPYLSPPTLTPGASNRVCNALALLQCVASHQDTRTLFLNAHIPLYLYPFLNTTSKTRPFEYLRLTSLGVIGALVKVDDTEVISFLLSTEIIPLCLRTMEMGSELSKTVATFIVQKILLDDVGLHYICATAERFFAVGRVLGTMVQSLAEQPSPRLLKHIIRCYLRLSDNLRACEALRNCLPEILKDSTFTGCLRDDPVTKRWLQQLVHNVAAVGGMPAHQPAGGIEHMHGSGGH; from the exons ATGTCTATAATTCCTCAATCATTCTCTCTAAATCATCCCTTCATCGGCCCCAATCCCACTTCTGCTACTCCTAACGCCAACGACAACAAGGATCTTAGAATGGCGTCCGCCGAACAGTTGGTGCTTGAGCTTAGTAACCCTGATCTTAGAGAGAATGCACTTCTTGATCTCTCCAAG aagAGAGAAATATTCCAAGATTTGGCCCCATTGTTGTGGCATTCTTTTGGTACTATTGCTGCACTCTTACAG GAGATAGTATCAATATATCCTTATCTTTCACCACCAACCCTAACACCGGGAGCATCTAACCGAGTTTGCAATGCACTCGCTCTTCTTCAg TGTGTAGCTTCTCATCAAGATACAAGGACATTGTTCCTAAATG CCCATATACCTTTGTATCTTTACCCTTTCCTCAATACAACAAGTAAGACAAGACCATTCGAATATCTGAGGCTTACCAGCTTGGGTGTTATTGGTGCCCTTGTAAAG GTTGATGATACAGAAGTTATTAGCTTCCTTCTCTCGACAGAGATAATCCCTTTGTGCCTGCGCACAATGGAGATGGGTAGTGAGCTTTCAAAAACA GTGGCTACATTTATAGTTCAAAAAATTCTGTTGGATGATGTGGGGCTGCATTATATTTGTGCAACAGCAGAGCGGTTCTTCGCCGTGGGTCGTGTTTTGGGAACCATGGTTCAGTCTCTTGCCGAGCAGCCCTCTCCCCGTCTGCTGAAGCATATCATTCGTTGTTATCTTAGACTGTCAGATAATCTAAG GGCTTGTGAAGCATTAAGAAATTGCCTTCCAGAAATTTTAAAGGATTCAACCTTCACTGGTTGTCTTCGT GATGATCCAGTAACCAAGCGTTGGTTGCAACAGTTGGTTCATAATGTGGCAGCTGTAGGTGGCATGCCTGCACATCAACCTGCAGGAGGAATTGAACATATGCATGGTAGCGGTGGCCACTAA
- the LOC122093826 gene encoding CCR4-NOT transcription complex subunit 9-like isoform X4, with amino-acid sequence MSILPQSSLNPPSEGPSPTSASSGTNAERSTDAGVDASSDAGVDASSDAGVDASSDACIDASIEASIDAGIDASIYASIYPRVDANTAQASKYPKLVSAEQLVHDLFEKDLREDALQELCRREIFQDLAPLLWHSFGTIAALLQEIVSIYPYLSPPTLTPGASNRVCNALALLQCVASHQDTRTLFLNAHIPLYLYPFLNTTSKTRPFEYLRLTSLGVIGALVKVDDTEVISFLLSTEIIPLCLRTMEMGSELSKTVATFIVQKILLDDVGLHYICATAERFFAVGRVLGTMVQSLAEQPSPRLLKHIIRCYLRLSDNLRACEALRNCLPEILKDSTFTGCLRDDPVTKRWLQQLVHNVAAVGGMPAHQPAGGIEHMHGSGGH; translated from the exons ATGTCTATCCTTCCTCAGTCATCTTTGAATCCTCCCTCCGAAGGCCCCAGTCCCACTTCTGCCAGTTCCGGTACCAACGCCGAGCGCAGCACTGATGCCGGCGTCGACGCCAGCAGTGATGCCGGCGTCGACGCCAGCAGTGATGCCGGCGTCGACGCCAGCAGTGACGCCTGCATTGACGCCAGCATTGAAGCCAGCATAGATGCCGGCATCGATGCCAGCATCTACGCTAGCATCTACCCCCGTGTTGACGCGAACACTGCTCAGGCCAGCAAGTACCCTAAATTGGTGTCTGCCGAGCAGTTGGTGCATGATCTTTTTGAGAAGGATCTGAGAGAAGATGCTCTTCAAGAACTCTGCAGG AGAGAAATATTCCAAGATTTGGCCCCATTGTTGTGGCATTCTTTTGGTACTATTGCTGCACTCTTACAG GAGATAGTATCAATATATCCTTATCTTTCACCACCAACCCTAACACCGGGAGCATCTAACCGAGTTTGCAATGCACTCGCTCTTCTTCAg TGTGTAGCTTCTCATCAAGATACAAGGACATTGTTCCTAAATG CCCATATACCTTTGTATCTTTACCCTTTCCTCAATACAACAAGTAAGACAAGACCATTCGAATATCTGAGGCTTACCAGCTTGGGTGTTATTGGTGCCCTTGTAAAG GTTGATGATACAGAAGTTATTAGCTTCCTTCTCTCGACAGAGATAATCCCTTTGTGCCTGCGCACAATGGAGATGGGTAGTGAGCTTTCAAAAACA GTGGCTACATTTATAGTTCAAAAAATTCTGTTGGATGATGTGGGGCTGCATTATATTTGTGCAACAGCAGAGCGGTTCTTCGCCGTGGGTCGTGTTTTGGGAACCATGGTTCAGTCTCTTGCCGAGCAGCCCTCTCCCCGTCTGCTGAAGCATATCATTCGTTGTTATCTTAGACTGTCAGATAATCTAAG GGCTTGTGAAGCATTAAGAAATTGCCTTCCAGAAATTTTAAAGGATTCAACCTTCACTGGTTGTCTTCGT GATGATCCAGTAACCAAGCGTTGGTTGCAACAGTTGGTTCATAATGTGGCAGCTGTAGGTGGCATGCCTGCACATCAACCTGCAGGAGGAATTGAACATATGCATGGTAGCGGTGGCCACTAA
- the LOC122093826 gene encoding CCR4-NOT transcription complex subunit 9-like isoform X3 produces the protein MSILPQSSLNPPSEGPSPTSASSGTNAERSTDAGVDASSDAGVDASSDAGVDASSDACIDASIEASIDAGIDASIYASIYPRVDANTAQASKYPKLVSAEQLVHDLFEKDLREDALQELCRKREIFQDLAPLLWHSFGTIAALLQEIVSIYPYLSPPTLTPGASNRVCNALALLQCVASHQDTRTLFLNAHIPLYLYPFLNTTSKTRPFEYLRLTSLGVIGALVKVDDTEVISFLLSTEIIPLCLRTMEMGSELSKTVATFIVQKILLDDVGLHYICATAERFFAVGRVLGTMVQSLAEQPSPRLLKHIIRCYLRLSDNLRACEALRNCLPEILKDSTFTGCLRDDPVTKRWLQQLVHNVAAVGGMPAHQPAGGIEHMHGSGGH, from the exons ATGTCTATCCTTCCTCAGTCATCTTTGAATCCTCCCTCCGAAGGCCCCAGTCCCACTTCTGCCAGTTCCGGTACCAACGCCGAGCGCAGCACTGATGCCGGCGTCGACGCCAGCAGTGATGCCGGCGTCGACGCCAGCAGTGATGCCGGCGTCGACGCCAGCAGTGACGCCTGCATTGACGCCAGCATTGAAGCCAGCATAGATGCCGGCATCGATGCCAGCATCTACGCTAGCATCTACCCCCGTGTTGACGCGAACACTGCTCAGGCCAGCAAGTACCCTAAATTGGTGTCTGCCGAGCAGTTGGTGCATGATCTTTTTGAGAAGGATCTGAGAGAAGATGCTCTTCAAGAACTCTGCAGG aagAGAGAAATATTCCAAGATTTGGCCCCATTGTTGTGGCATTCTTTTGGTACTATTGCTGCACTCTTACAG GAGATAGTATCAATATATCCTTATCTTTCACCACCAACCCTAACACCGGGAGCATCTAACCGAGTTTGCAATGCACTCGCTCTTCTTCAg TGTGTAGCTTCTCATCAAGATACAAGGACATTGTTCCTAAATG CCCATATACCTTTGTATCTTTACCCTTTCCTCAATACAACAAGTAAGACAAGACCATTCGAATATCTGAGGCTTACCAGCTTGGGTGTTATTGGTGCCCTTGTAAAG GTTGATGATACAGAAGTTATTAGCTTCCTTCTCTCGACAGAGATAATCCCTTTGTGCCTGCGCACAATGGAGATGGGTAGTGAGCTTTCAAAAACA GTGGCTACATTTATAGTTCAAAAAATTCTGTTGGATGATGTGGGGCTGCATTATATTTGTGCAACAGCAGAGCGGTTCTTCGCCGTGGGTCGTGTTTTGGGAACCATGGTTCAGTCTCTTGCCGAGCAGCCCTCTCCCCGTCTGCTGAAGCATATCATTCGTTGTTATCTTAGACTGTCAGATAATCTAAG GGCTTGTGAAGCATTAAGAAATTGCCTTCCAGAAATTTTAAAGGATTCAACCTTCACTGGTTGTCTTCGT GATGATCCAGTAACCAAGCGTTGGTTGCAACAGTTGGTTCATAATGTGGCAGCTGTAGGTGGCATGCCTGCACATCAACCTGCAGGAGGAATTGAACATATGCATGGTAGCGGTGGCCACTAA
- the LOC122093826 gene encoding CCR4-NOT transcription complex subunit 9-like isoform X2: MSILPQSSLNPPSEGPSPTSASSGTNAERSTDAGVDASSDAGVDASSDAGVDASSDACIDASIEASIDAGIDASIYASIYPRVDANTAQASKYPKLVSAEQLVHDLFEKDLREDALQELCRVALLREIFQDLAPLLWHSFGTIAALLQEIVSIYPYLSPPTLTPGASNRVCNALALLQCVASHQDTRTLFLNAHIPLYLYPFLNTTSKTRPFEYLRLTSLGVIGALVKVDDTEVISFLLSTEIIPLCLRTMEMGSELSKTVATFIVQKILLDDVGLHYICATAERFFAVGRVLGTMVQSLAEQPSPRLLKHIIRCYLRLSDNLRACEALRNCLPEILKDSTFTGCLRDDPVTKRWLQQLVHNVAAVGGMPAHQPAGGIEHMHGSGGH; encoded by the exons ATGTCTATCCTTCCTCAGTCATCTTTGAATCCTCCCTCCGAAGGCCCCAGTCCCACTTCTGCCAGTTCCGGTACCAACGCCGAGCGCAGCACTGATGCCGGCGTCGACGCCAGCAGTGATGCCGGCGTCGACGCCAGCAGTGATGCCGGCGTCGACGCCAGCAGTGACGCCTGCATTGACGCCAGCATTGAAGCCAGCATAGATGCCGGCATCGATGCCAGCATCTACGCTAGCATCTACCCCCGTGTTGACGCGAACACTGCTCAGGCCAGCAAGTACCCTAAATTGGTGTCTGCCGAGCAGTTGGTGCATGATCTTTTTGAGAAGGATCTGAGAGAAGATGCTCTTCAAGAACTCTGCAGGGTAGCCCTTCTG AGAGAAATATTCCAAGATTTGGCCCCATTGTTGTGGCATTCTTTTGGTACTATTGCTGCACTCTTACAG GAGATAGTATCAATATATCCTTATCTTTCACCACCAACCCTAACACCGGGAGCATCTAACCGAGTTTGCAATGCACTCGCTCTTCTTCAg TGTGTAGCTTCTCATCAAGATACAAGGACATTGTTCCTAAATG CCCATATACCTTTGTATCTTTACCCTTTCCTCAATACAACAAGTAAGACAAGACCATTCGAATATCTGAGGCTTACCAGCTTGGGTGTTATTGGTGCCCTTGTAAAG GTTGATGATACAGAAGTTATTAGCTTCCTTCTCTCGACAGAGATAATCCCTTTGTGCCTGCGCACAATGGAGATGGGTAGTGAGCTTTCAAAAACA GTGGCTACATTTATAGTTCAAAAAATTCTGTTGGATGATGTGGGGCTGCATTATATTTGTGCAACAGCAGAGCGGTTCTTCGCCGTGGGTCGTGTTTTGGGAACCATGGTTCAGTCTCTTGCCGAGCAGCCCTCTCCCCGTCTGCTGAAGCATATCATTCGTTGTTATCTTAGACTGTCAGATAATCTAAG GGCTTGTGAAGCATTAAGAAATTGCCTTCCAGAAATTTTAAAGGATTCAACCTTCACTGGTTGTCTTCGT GATGATCCAGTAACCAAGCGTTGGTTGCAACAGTTGGTTCATAATGTGGCAGCTGTAGGTGGCATGCCTGCACATCAACCTGCAGGAGGAATTGAACATATGCATGGTAGCGGTGGCCACTAA
- the LOC122093826 gene encoding CCR4-NOT transcription complex subunit 9-like isoform X5, producing the protein MSILPQSSLNPPSEGPSPTSASSGTNAERSTDAGVDASSDACIDASIEASIDAGIDASIYASIYPRVDANTAQASKYPKLVSAEQLVHDLFEKDLREDALQELCRVALLKREIFQDLAPLLWHSFGTIAALLQEIVSIYPYLSPPTLTPGASNRVCNALALLQCVASHQDTRTLFLNAHIPLYLYPFLNTTSKTRPFEYLRLTSLGVIGALVKVDDTEVISFLLSTEIIPLCLRTMEMGSELSKTVATFIVQKILLDDVGLHYICATAERFFAVGRVLGTMVQSLAEQPSPRLLKHIIRCYLRLSDNLRACEALRNCLPEILKDSTFTGCLRDDPVTKRWLQQLVHNVAAVGGMPAHQPAGGIEHMHGSGGH; encoded by the exons ATGTCTATCCTTCCTCAGTCATCTTTGAATCCTCCCTCCGAAGGCCCCAGTCCCACTTCTGCCAGTTCCGGTACCAACGCCGAGCGCAGCAC TGATGCCGGCGTCGACGCCAGCAGTGACGCCTGCATTGACGCCAGCATTGAAGCCAGCATAGATGCCGGCATCGATGCCAGCATCTACGCTAGCATCTACCCCCGTGTTGACGCGAACACTGCTCAGGCCAGCAAGTACCCTAAATTGGTGTCTGCCGAGCAGTTGGTGCATGATCTTTTTGAGAAGGATCTGAGAGAAGATGCTCTTCAAGAACTCTGCAGGGTAGCCCTTCTG aagAGAGAAATATTCCAAGATTTGGCCCCATTGTTGTGGCATTCTTTTGGTACTATTGCTGCACTCTTACAG GAGATAGTATCAATATATCCTTATCTTTCACCACCAACCCTAACACCGGGAGCATCTAACCGAGTTTGCAATGCACTCGCTCTTCTTCAg TGTGTAGCTTCTCATCAAGATACAAGGACATTGTTCCTAAATG CCCATATACCTTTGTATCTTTACCCTTTCCTCAATACAACAAGTAAGACAAGACCATTCGAATATCTGAGGCTTACCAGCTTGGGTGTTATTGGTGCCCTTGTAAAG GTTGATGATACAGAAGTTATTAGCTTCCTTCTCTCGACAGAGATAATCCCTTTGTGCCTGCGCACAATGGAGATGGGTAGTGAGCTTTCAAAAACA GTGGCTACATTTATAGTTCAAAAAATTCTGTTGGATGATGTGGGGCTGCATTATATTTGTGCAACAGCAGAGCGGTTCTTCGCCGTGGGTCGTGTTTTGGGAACCATGGTTCAGTCTCTTGCCGAGCAGCCCTCTCCCCGTCTGCTGAAGCATATCATTCGTTGTTATCTTAGACTGTCAGATAATCTAAG GGCTTGTGAAGCATTAAGAAATTGCCTTCCAGAAATTTTAAAGGATTCAACCTTCACTGGTTGTCTTCGT GATGATCCAGTAACCAAGCGTTGGTTGCAACAGTTGGTTCATAATGTGGCAGCTGTAGGTGGCATGCCTGCACATCAACCTGCAGGAGGAATTGAACATATGCATGGTAGCGGTGGCCACTAA